From one Pieris brassicae chromosome 5, ilPieBrab1.1, whole genome shotgun sequence genomic stretch:
- the LOC123710486 gene encoding myosin heavy chain, muscle isoform X17, which produces MPKPIVQEGEDPDPTPYLFVSLEQKRIDQSKPYDGKKACWVPDEKEGFLQGEIKATKGDLVTVNLPGGEEKTLKKELISQVNPPKFEKVEDMADLTYLNDAAVLHNLRQRYYAKLIYTYSGLFCVAINPYKRFPVYTTRCARLYRGKRRSEVPPHIFAISDGAYVNMLTNHENQSMLITGESGAGKTENTKKVIAYFATVGASQKKDASQEKKGSLEDQVVQTNPVLEAFGNAKTVRNDNSSRFGKFIRIHFGPSGKLAGADIETYLLEKARVISQQALERSYHIFYQMMSGSVNGLKAKCLLSNDIMDYNIVAQGKTVIPGVDDGEEMRLTDQAFDILGFTQEEKDNVYKITAAVMHMGGMKFKQRGREEQAEADGTEDGEKVAKLFGVDCADLYKNLLKPRIKVGNEFVTQGRNKDQVTNSIGALCKGVFDRLFKWLVKKCNETLDTKQKRQHFIGVLDIAGFEIFDFNGFEQLCINFTNEKLQQFFNHHMFVLEQEEYQREGIEWTFIDFGMDLQNCIDLIEKPMGILSILEEESMFPKATDQTFVEKLNNNHLGKSPPYLKPKPPKPGCQAAHFAIGHYAGNVGYNITGWLEKNKDPLNDTVVDQFKKGSNKLLIEIFADHPGQSGDAGAGGGGKGGRGKKGGGFATVSSAYREQLNNLMATLRSTQPHFVRCIIPNELKQAGLIDSHLVMHQLTCNGVLEGIRICRKGFPNRMVYPDFKLRYKILCPNLLKEPISPEKASEKILEHTGLDSESFRLGKTKVFFRAGVLGQMEELRDDRLSKIVSWLQSYIRGYLSRKEFKRLQEQRIALQVVQRNLRKYLQLRTWPWWKLWQRVKPLLNVTRIEDEIAKLEEKAQKAQEAFEKEEKLRKEVEALNAKLLEEKQALLSNLEGEKGSLSEVQERANKLQAQKADLENQLRDTQDRLTQEEDARNQLFQGKKKLEQEISGLKKDVEDLELSIQKSEQDKATKDHQIRNLNDEIAHQDELINKLNKEKKLQGESTQKTSEELQAAEDKVNHLNKVKQKLEQTLDELEDSLEREKKLRGDVEKQRRKVEGDLKLTQEAVTDLERNKKELEQTIQRKDKEISSLTAKLEDEQSLVSKLQKQIKELQGRIEELEEEVESERQARAKAEKQRADLARELEELGERLEEAGGATSAQIELNKKREAELSKLRRDLEEANIQHESTLASLRKKHNDAVAEMGEQLDQLNKLKAKAEKERSQYFSEVNDLRAGLDHLSNDKAAQEKIVKQLQHQLNEVQNKADEANRTLNDLDAAKKKLSIENSDLLRQLEEAESQVSQLSKIKVSLTTQLEDTKRLADEESRERATLLGKFRNLEHDLDNIREQVEEEAEGKADLQRQLSKANAEAQLWRSKYESEGVARSEELEEAKRKLQARLAEAEETIESLNQKVVALEKTKQRLATEVEDLQLEVDRATAIANAAEKKQKAFDKIIGEWKLKVDDLAAELDASQKECRNYSTELFRLKGAYEEGQEQLEAVRRENKNLADEVKDLLDQIGEGGRNIHEIEKARKRLEAEKDELQAALEEAEAALEQEENKVLRAQLELSQVRQEIDRRIQEKEEEFENTRKNHQRALDSMQASLEAEAKGKAEALRMKKKLEADINELEIALDHANKANAEAQKNIKRYQQQIKDLQTALEEEQRARDDAREQLGISERRANALQNELEESRTLLEQADRARRQAEQELGDAHEQLNDLSAQSASLSAAKRKLESELQTLHSDLDELLNEAKNSEEKAKKAMVDAARLADELRAEQDHAQTQEKLRKALEQQIKELQVRLDEAEANALKGGKKAIQKLEQRVRELENELDGEQRRHADAQKNLRKAERRIKELTFQAEEDRKNHERMQDLVDKLQQKIKTYKRQIEEAEEIAALNLAKFRKAQQELEEAEERADLAEQAISKFRGKGRAGSTARGVSPAPPRSRPALDGFGTFPPRFDLAPEDF; this is translated from the exons ATGCCGAAGCCAATTGTCCAAGAGGGTGAGGACCCTGATCCGACCCCATACCTGTTCGTATCACTCGAACAGAAGCGCATCGACCAAAGCAAGCCCTACGATGGTAAGAAGGCTTGCTGGGTACCAGACGAGAAAGAGGGCTTCCTACAGGGAGAAATTAAAGCCACCAAGGGGGACCTGGTGACCGTCAACCTCCCTGGAGGCGAG GAAAAGACCTTAAAAAAGGAGCTAATCTCACAAGTAAACCCGCCTAAATTCGAAAAAGTCGAGGACATGGCGGACCTAACGTACCTGAACGACGCCGCGGTCCTTCACAACCTTCGACAACGATACTATGCGAAACTTATCTAT ACATACTCGGGTCTCTTCTGTGTGGCTATCAACCCTTACAAGAGGTTCCCCGTGTACACGACACGATGTGCCAGGCTCTACCGAGGCAAGCGTCGCTCGGAAGTGCCTCCCCACATTTTCGCCATTTCCGACGGTGCTTACGTCAACATGTTAACCAACCACGAGAATCAATCTATGTTGATTAC CGGTGAGTCTGGTGCTGGTAAGACTGAGAACACGAAGAAGGTAATTGCGTACTTCGCGACCGTTGGTGCGTCTCAAAAGAAAGATGCAAGCCAGGAGAAGAAGGGCTCTCTAGAGGACCAAGTCGTACAAACTAACCCTGTACTTGAAGCCTTCGGTAACGCCAAGACCGTCCGTAACGACAACTCCTCCCGTttc GGTAAATTCATCCGTATCCACTTCGGACCATCAGGAAAACTGGCCGGAGCTGACATTGAAACTT ATCTGCTGGAGAAGGCCCGTGTAATCTCCCAGCAGGCGCTGGAACGTTCTTACCACATCTTCTACCAGATGATGTCCGGCTCCGTCAATGGACTTAAGG CAAAATGTCTTTTGTCCAACGACATCATGGACTACAACATCGTTGCCCAAGGAAAGACGGTCATCCCTGGCGTTGATGACGGCGAGGAAATGAGACTCACAGAC CAAGCCTTCGACATCCTGGGTTTCACTCAAGAGGAGAAAGACAATGTTTACAAGATCACAGCTGCTGTCATGCACATGGGTGGTATGAAGTTCAAACAGAGGGGTCGTGAGGAGCAAGCTGAGGCTGACGGCACTGAG GACGGTGAGAAGGTCGCTAAGTTGTTCGGTGTTGACTGCGCTGACCTATACAAGAACTTGTTGAAGCCCCGCATTAAGGTCGGAAACGAGTTCGTGACCCAAGGTCGTAACAAGGACCAGGTTACCAACTCCATTGGTGCCCTCTGCAAGGGTGTGTTTGACAGGCTGTTCAAGTGGCTCGTCAAGAAGTGTAACGAGACTCTTGACACCAAGCAAAAGAGACAGCACTTCATTGGTGTGCTTGATATCGCCGGTTTCGAGATCTTCGAC TTCAATGGTTTTGAACAACTCTGCATTAATTTCACCAACGAGAAACTGCAGCAGTTCTTTAACCACCACATGTTCGTACTGGAACAAGAGGAGTACCAGCGCGAAGGCATCGAGTGGACTTTCATTGACTTTGGCATGGACCTTCAAAATTGCATTGACCTTATTGAAAAG CCCATGGGTATCCTCTCCATTCTTGAAGAAGAGTCTATGTTCCCGAAAGCCACCGATCAGACCTTCGTTGAGAAGTTGAACAACAACCACTTGGGTAAATCCCCTCCTTACCTGAAGCCCAAGCCCCCCAAGCCCGGTTGCCAAGCAGCTCACTTCGCCATTGGTCACTACGCCGGTAAT GTCGGTTACAACATCACTGGATGGCTTGAGAAGAACAAGGACCCCTTGAACGACACTGTCGTTGACCAGTTTAAGAAGGGAAGCAACAAACTGTTGATTGAGATCTTCGCTGACCACCCTGGTCAGTCCGGAGATGCCGGTGCTGGTGGCGGTGGCAAGG GCGGTCGCGGTAAGAAGGGTGGTGGTTTCGCAACTGTCTCATCTGCCTACAgg GAACAACTTAACAATTTGATGGCCACACTGAGGTCAACCCAACCTCACTTCGTACGTTGTATCATCCCCAACGAGTTGAAGCAGGCTG GTCTCATCGACTCCCACCTTGTGATGCACCAGCTGACATGTAACGGTGTGCTTGAGGGTATCCGTATCTGTCGTAAAGGTTTCCCCAACAGGATGGTCTACCCCGACTTCAAGCTCCG ATACAAAATTCTGTGCCCGAACCTGCTTAAAGAACCCATTTCACCGGAGAAAGCTAGCGAGAAAATTCTCGAACATACCGGCTTGGACTCGGAGTCTTTCAGACTTGGAAAGACAAAG GTATTCTTCCGCGCCGGAGTCCTGGGTCAGATGGAAGAGTTACGTGACGACAGATTGTCTAAGATCGTTTCTTGGCTACAATCCTACATCCGTGGTTACCTTTCACGTAAAGAATTCAAGAGGTTGCAGGAACAgag AATCGCTCTCCAAGTTGTCCAGCGCAACTTGCGCAAATACCTGCAGCTCCGCACCTGGCCATGGTGGAAGTTGTGGCAGAGGGTCAAGCCCCTCCTCAACGTCACCCGTATCGAGGACGAGATTGCG AAACTCGAGGAGAAGGCGCAAAAGGCCCAGGAGGCTTTCGAGAAGGAAGAAAAGCTCCGCAAGGAGGTGGAGGCTCTCAACGCCAAGCTGTTGGAGGAAAAGCAAGCGCTGCTTTCCAACTTGGAAGGAGAGAAGGGCTCTCTCAGCGAAGTGCAGGAACGCGCTAACAAACTGCAGGCTCAAAAGGCCGACCTCGAAAACCAACTTAGG GACACACAAGACCGTCTTACACAAGAAGAGGATGCCCGCAATCAGCTCTTCCAGGGCAAGAAGAAGTTGGAACAGGAAATCTCTGGACTCAAAAAGGATGTTGAAGACCTGGAGCTTTCCATCCAGAAGTCTGAACAAGACAAGGCCACCAAGGATCACCAAATTCGCAACTTGAACGATGAGATCGCCCACCAAGATGAGCTCATCAACAAGTTGAACAAAGAAAAGAAGTTACAGGGCGAGAGCACCCAGAAGACATCTGAGGAGCTCCAAGCCGCCGAGGACAAGGTCAACCACCTTAACAAGGTTAAGCAAAAGTTGGAACAGACCCTCGACGAGCTCGAAGATTCATTGGAGCGTGAAAAGAAACTCCGCGGTGACGTCGAGAAGCAGAGGAGGAAGGTTGAGGGTGACCTCAAGCTTACTCAGGAGGCCGTCACTGACTTGGAGCGCAACAAAAAAGAACTCGAACAAACCATCCAACGCAAGGACAAGGAGATCTCTTCCCTCACTGCCAAGCTCGAAGACGAACAATCTCTGGTCAGCAAACTCCAGAAACAGATTAAGGAACTACAGGGCCGCATCGAAGAACTCGAAGAGGAAGTGGAGTCGGAGAGACAAGCCCGTGCCAAGGCCGAAAAGCAACGCGCCGACCTCGCACGTGAGCTTGAGGAGCTCGGCGAGCGTCTGGAGGAGGCCGGTGGTGCCACCTCTGCTCAAATCGAGCTCAACAAGAAGCGTGAGGCTGAACTTAGCAAACTGCGTCGTGACTTGGAGGAGGCTAACATCCAACACGAGTCCACACTCGCTAGCTTGCGCAAGAAGCACAACGATGCCGTAGCCGAGATGGGCGAGCAGCTTGACCAGCTCAACAAGCTCAAGGCTAA GGCTGAGAAAGAGCGCTCTCAATACTTTAGCGAAGTCAATGACCTTCGTGCCGGTCTCGACCATTTGTCCAACGATAAG GCTGCCCAAGAAAAGATCGTTAAGCAACTCCAACACCAACTCAATGAGGTACAAAACAAGGCTGATGAAGCTAACCGTACCCTCAACGACTTGGACGCTGCTAAGAAGAAGCTCTCCATCGAGAACTCTGACCTGCTCCGCCAACTCGAAGAAGCTGAATCCCAAGTCTCACAGCTGTCCAAGATCAAGGTGTCTCTCACAACTCAGCTTGAGGACACCAAGAGGCTTGCTGACGAAGAATCCAGG GAACGCGCTACACTTCTTGGCAAGTTCCGCAACTTGGAGCACGATTTGGACAACATCCGCGAGCAAGTTGAAGAGGAAGCCGAGGGCAAGGCTGATTTACAACGCCAATTGTCCAAGGCTAACGCTGAAGCCCAATTATGGCGATCCAAGTACGAATCCGAGGGAGTCGCCCGCTCCGAGGAGCTCGAGGAAGCCAAGCGCAAGCTCCAGGCTCGCCTTGCAGAAGCCGAGGAGACCATTGAATCACTTAACCAGAAGGTTGTTGCTCTTGAAAAGACGAAGCAACGCCTTGCTACTGAAGTTGAGGACTTACAGCTCGAGGTCGACAGAGCCACTGCCATTGCCAACGCTGCTGAGAAGAAACAGAAGGCGTTCGACAAGATCATTGGTGAATGGAAACTCAAGGTTGATGACCTGGCGGCTGAACTTGATGCCAGCCAAAAGGAATGCCGCAACTACTCTACTGAACTGTTCCGCCTTAAAGGTGCCTACGAAGAAGGCCAAGAACAACTCGAAGCCGTTCGTCGCGAAAACAAGAACCTCGCTGATGAAGTCAAGGACTTACTTGACCAAATCGGTGAAGGAGGCCGCAACATTCACGAAATTGAAAAGGCTAGGAAGCGTCTTGAAGCCGAGAAGGATGAACTCCAGGCGGCTCTTGAAGAGGCTGAAGCTGCTCTTGAACAAGAAGAAAACAAGGTCCTGCGCGCACAACTGGAGTTGTCACAGGTCAGACAAGAGATCGACAGGAGGATCCAAGAGAAGGAAGAGGAATTCGAAAACACGCGCAAGAACCACCAGCGTGCACTTGACTCTATGCAAGCCTCCCTCGAAGCTGAAGCCAAGGGCAAGGCTGAGGCGCTGCGCATGAAGAAGAAGCTTGAGGCCGACATTAACGAACTTGAGATCGCTCTCGACCACGCTAACAAGGCCAACGCTGAGGCACAGAAGAACATCAAACGCTACCAGCAACAGATTAAGGATCTCCAGACCGCTCTTGAAGAGGAACAACGTGCCCGGGATGATGCCCGTGAACAGCTCGGAATCTCTGAACGTCGTGCTAACGCACTCCAGAATGAACTTGAGGAATCCCGTACTCTCCTAGAACAAGCTGACCGTGCCCGTCGTCAAGCTGAACAAGAATTGGGTGACGCTCATGAACAACTCAATGATCTGTCCGCCCAGAGTGCATCACTCTCCGCCGCCAAGAGGAAACTCGAGTCTGAATTACAGACTCTTCACTCTGACCTTGACGAACTCCTCAACGAGGCCAAGAACTCAGAAGAGAAAGCAAAGAAGGCAATGGTTGACGCTGCCAGACTTGCTGACGAGCTCCGCGCTGAACAGGATCATGCTCAAACACAGGAGAAACTTCGCAAGGCCCTTGAACAGCAAATCAAGGAACTGCAAGTGAGACTCGACGAAGCTGAAGCTAACGCTCTTAAGGGCGGTAAGAAAGCTATCCAGAAACTTGAACAGAGAGTACGAGAACTTGAAAATGAGCTGGATGGTGAACAGAGGAGGCATGCTGATGCTCAAAAGAACCTCCGTAAGGCTGAGAGACGCATCAAGGAGTTGACGTTCCAGGCTGAGGAGGACCGCAAGAACCACGAACGTATGCAAGACCTTGTTGACAAACTTCAACAGAAGATCAAGACCTACAAGAGGCAGATCGAGGAAGCCGAAGAAATCGCTGCTCTTAACTTAGCCAAGTTCCGCAAAGCACAGCAGGAGTTGGAAGAGGCCGAGGAAAGGGCAGACCTCGCCGAGCAAGCCATCAGCAAATTCCGTGGCAAGGGACGTGCGGGATCCACTGCGAGAGGAGTCAGTCCGGCG ccCCCACGTTCGCGCCCCGCGCTTGACGGTTTCGGCACCTTCCCACCAAGGTTCGACCTAGCGCCCGAAGATTTCTAA